One Endozoicomonas gorgoniicola DNA window includes the following coding sequences:
- the tdh gene encoding L-threonine 3-dehydrogenase, which produces MKTLAKLKGEKGIWQAEKPKPEPGYNDVLIKIRKTAICGTDMHIYHWDEWSQNTIPMGMHVGHEFVGEIVEMGEGVRGFEIGQRVSGEGHITCGHCRNCRAGRRHLCNFTVGVGVNRDGAFAEYLCIPASNAFPIPDDINDDLASIFDPFGNAVHTALSFDLVGEDVLITGAGPIGIMAVAICKHVGARNVVITDVNDYRLDLARQMGATRAVNVAQEDLKAVMQDLGMVEGFDVGLEMSGNGRAFQQMLECMNYGGKVSLLGIPSSDTTIDWNKVIFKGLIIKGIYGREMYETWYKMTSMLQSGLDISPVITHRLSVNEFEKGFEIMGSGQSGKVILDWN; this is translated from the coding sequence ATGAAAACACTGGCCAAACTGAAAGGCGAAAAAGGAATCTGGCAGGCAGAAAAGCCAAAGCCGGAACCCGGTTATAACGATGTACTGATTAAAATCCGCAAAACGGCCATCTGTGGCACTGACATGCACATCTACCACTGGGATGAATGGTCCCAGAACACTATCCCCATGGGGATGCATGTTGGTCACGAGTTTGTCGGCGAAATCGTGGAAATGGGTGAAGGTGTCCGAGGCTTTGAAATTGGCCAGCGTGTGTCCGGTGAAGGCCATATCACCTGTGGTCACTGCCGCAATTGCCGTGCCGGTCGTCGCCATCTGTGTAATTTCACGGTGGGGGTTGGGGTCAACCGTGACGGTGCTTTTGCTGAATACCTTTGTATTCCTGCTTCCAATGCTTTTCCGATTCCTGATGATATCAACGATGACCTGGCGTCTATTTTTGACCCGTTTGGCAACGCGGTTCACACCGCCCTGTCTTTTGATCTGGTCGGTGAAGACGTACTGATTACCGGTGCGGGGCCAATTGGCATCATGGCTGTGGCCATTTGTAAGCATGTCGGGGCTCGCAATGTTGTGATCACCGATGTGAACGACTACCGTCTGGATCTGGCACGCCAAATGGGCGCAACCCGTGCAGTCAATGTTGCTCAGGAAGACCTGAAGGCAGTGATGCAGGATCTGGGCATGGTAGAAGGCTTTGACGTAGGTCTGGAGATGTCAGGCAACGGTCGTGCATTCCAGCAAATGCTTGAATGCATGAACTACGGTGGCAAGGTTTCTCTGCTGGGTATTCCTTCCAGTGATACCACGATTGACTGGAATAAGGTGATCTTTAAGGGGTTGATCATCAAGGGTATCTACGGTCGTGAAATGTACGAGACCTGGTACAAAATGACCAGTATGTTGCAATCAGGTCTGGATATCTCTCCAGTCATCACCCATCGTTTGAGTGTGAATGAGTTTGAGAAAGGTTTTGAAATCATGGGTTCCGGACAGTCCGGCAAAGTGATTCTTGACTGGAACTGA
- the folE gene encoding GTP cyclohydrolase I FolE → MTDNLNKHEALSAHYRAIIESLGEDIHRNGLADTPTRAAKAMQYLTRGYQQSLEEIVNGAIFESDISEMVVIKDIELYSLCEHHMLPFIGKCHIGYIPNGKVLGLSKFARIVDMFARRLQIQENMTKQIADAIVEATGAKGVGVVIEAKHMCMMMRGVEKQNSSMTSSVMLGLMRDRLSSREEFLQFIR, encoded by the coding sequence ATGACTGATAATCTGAACAAACATGAAGCCCTTAGCGCACATTACCGTGCGATCATTGAATCCTTGGGGGAAGATATCCACAGGAACGGTCTTGCAGACACCCCTACTCGGGCTGCAAAGGCTATGCAGTATCTGACCAGAGGTTATCAGCAGAGTCTGGAAGAGATTGTAAATGGTGCCATTTTCGAGTCCGACATCAGTGAAATGGTGGTCATCAAGGATATCGAGCTGTATTCCCTGTGCGAACACCACATGTTGCCTTTCATTGGCAAGTGCCATATTGGTTATATTCCCAATGGCAAGGTTCTGGGTCTGTCCAAGTTTGCCCGTATTGTCGATATGTTCGCCCGCCGCCTGCAGATTCAGGAAAATATGACCAAGCAGATTGCCGACGCGATTGTAGAAGCGACCGGAGCCAAAGGTGTTGGCGTTGTCATAGAAGCTAAGCACATGTGCATGATGATGCGCGGGGTGGAAAAACAGAATTCCTCCATGACGTCTTCTGTGATGCTCGGTCTGATGCGAGACAGACTATCCAGCCGGGAAGAATTCCTGCAGTTTATTCGCTAA
- a CDS encoding amino acid ABC transporter substrate-binding protein, with protein sequence MAVTCLLGVLAGNATSANAASTLEAVKEKGFLTCGVNTGLPGFSSPDEKGHWTGMDVDVCRAVAAATLGNAEKVRFIPLTAKERFTALQSGEIDLLSRNTTWTLTRDATLGLNFAGVAYYDGQGFMVKKSLGVSSAKELSGAAVCIQSGTTTELNLADYFRMGGMKYDPVVFDTSDAVAKGFDAGRCDVMTSDQSQLYALRLRLSRPAEAIVLPEIISKEPLGPLVRQGDDQWFNIVKWSLSAMINAEELGLSSANIDSKKMSKDPAIKRFLGMDGTKGSGMDLSDDWAWQIVRQVGNYGEVFDRNVGMASPLKIERGLNSLWSNGGIMYAPPFR encoded by the coding sequence ATGGCTGTGACCTGCCTGCTGGGTGTACTGGCCGGGAACGCCACCTCTGCAAATGCAGCTTCAACCCTTGAAGCTGTGAAAGAAAAAGGTTTTCTTACCTGCGGTGTGAATACCGGGCTGCCCGGTTTTTCCAGTCCTGACGAAAAAGGCCACTGGACCGGCATGGATGTGGATGTCTGTCGCGCTGTTGCTGCCGCAACACTGGGGAATGCTGAAAAAGTCAGATTTATTCCCCTGACAGCAAAAGAGCGTTTTACCGCGTTGCAGTCCGGTGAGATTGACCTGCTGTCCCGTAATACCACCTGGACATTAACGCGTGATGCCACCCTGGGGCTGAACTTTGCAGGTGTGGCGTATTACGATGGCCAGGGCTTTATGGTGAAAAAATCCCTGGGTGTCAGCAGTGCTAAAGAGTTAAGCGGTGCTGCGGTGTGTATTCAGTCCGGCACGACCACCGAGCTGAACCTTGCTGATTATTTCCGTATGGGCGGCATGAAGTATGACCCTGTTGTTTTTGATACTTCCGACGCTGTGGCAAAAGGTTTCGATGCGGGTCGTTGTGATGTGATGACATCGGACCAGTCCCAGCTTTACGCCCTGCGACTGAGACTGTCCAGACCCGCTGAAGCGATTGTATTGCCTGAAATTATTTCCAAAGAACCCCTTGGTCCTCTTGTCCGCCAGGGTGATGATCAGTGGTTCAATATTGTGAAGTGGTCGTTGTCAGCCATGATCAATGCGGAAGAGCTTGGGTTGAGCAGCGCGAATATCGACAGTAAGAAAATGTCCAAAGACCCTGCCATTAAGCGTTTCCTGGGAATGGATGGCACCAAGGGGAGTGGCATGGACCTGTCAGATGACTGGGCATGGCAGATTGTCAGGCAGGTAGGTAACTATGGAGAAGTGTTTGACCGTAATGTGGGCATGGCGTCACCCCTGAAAATCGAGCGGGGGCTGAACTCGCTCTGGAGTAATGGTGGGATTATGTATGCACCACCGTTCCGGTAA
- a CDS encoding amino acid ABC transporter permease: MQKVLFKRLFSKLWRDPVWRGVLFQTGLILAIVLVGYQIIQNTLHNLETRGISTGFGFLSESAGFGIIQSLIEYDESFSFGRTFVVGLLNTLLVSSFGVVLATLLGFLIGVASLSSNWLLTRLADAYVECFRNIPLLLQIFFWYFAVLGVLPSPRESLAWGDWLFLNVRGVYIPKPELAGETSVFYGSFLFAFLVIASLVWAGRQYRRQTGRTLPWIKSLFLLGIVAIPLVAGWVSGVRLGWELPVQGRFNLSGGLTLIPELVALFLALSIYTAAFIAEVVRAGIQSVSKGQREAAAALGLREGRILKLVVVPQAMRVIIPPMTNQYLNLIKNSSLATAIGYPDLVSVFAGTTLNQTGQAIEVIAMTMAVYLLISLTVSLFMNAYNRYMAMVER; the protein is encoded by the coding sequence ATGCAGAAAGTGTTGTTCAAACGTTTATTCTCAAAACTATGGCGTGACCCGGTCTGGCGAGGTGTACTGTTTCAGACCGGGTTGATTCTGGCTATTGTTCTGGTTGGGTATCAGATCATCCAGAACACGCTGCATAATCTGGAAACTCGCGGCATAAGCACGGGTTTCGGATTTCTCTCCGAGTCTGCCGGGTTTGGCATTATCCAGTCCCTTATCGAATACGACGAGTCTTTTTCATTTGGGCGAACCTTTGTTGTTGGTTTGTTAAATACCTTGTTGGTGTCGTCTTTTGGAGTAGTGCTGGCAACGCTTCTGGGGTTTCTGATTGGCGTTGCCAGTCTGTCTTCAAACTGGTTGCTTACCCGTCTTGCAGACGCTTATGTGGAATGCTTTAGAAATATTCCGCTGCTGCTGCAGATATTCTTCTGGTACTTTGCGGTGCTGGGCGTATTGCCATCTCCCAGAGAGAGTCTGGCGTGGGGCGACTGGCTGTTTCTTAATGTCCGGGGGGTCTACATTCCAAAGCCTGAACTGGCCGGGGAAACCTCAGTGTTTTACGGATCATTCCTGTTCGCCTTTCTCGTTATTGCTTCACTGGTCTGGGCTGGACGACAATATCGACGACAGACAGGGCGAACCCTGCCCTGGATTAAATCGCTTTTTCTTCTTGGTATTGTGGCTATACCGTTGGTAGCGGGCTGGGTATCGGGTGTCCGGCTGGGATGGGAATTGCCAGTACAGGGGCGCTTTAACCTGTCGGGTGGACTCACCCTGATACCTGAGCTGGTCGCCCTGTTTCTGGCTTTATCCATTTATACCGCTGCGTTTATTGCTGAAGTGGTTCGGGCGGGTATTCAGTCGGTGAGTAAAGGTCAGAGAGAAGCGGCTGCGGCCCTGGGTTTAAGAGAGGGGCGGATTCTTAAGCTGGTCGTGGTGCCTCAGGCGATGCGGGTCATCATTCCGCCGATGACGAACCAATACCTCAACCTGATAAAAAACTCATCGCTGGCCACTGCGATTGGTTATCCCGATCTGGTCAGCGTGTTTGCCGGAACCACATTAAACCAGACCGGGCAGGCGATTGAGGTGATTGCCATGACGATGGCTGTGTATCTGTTGATCAGCCTGACGGTGTCTCTGTTTATGAATGCTTATAACCGCTATATGGCAATGGTGGAGCGTTAG
- a CDS encoding amino acid ABC transporter permease, whose product MIEPRKPPVMNDGVAGWLKSRLFSTPLNTLTTLVIIYGLYLAIPAFWNWAVVEATWQAAGSEECSPTGACWAFVNARLNQFTYGFYPVEQQWRVDLFFLQLVVVIGWITLPGLKGKRWSLAYGLLVMPFASWGILYGGFAGLKTVETHLWGGLMLTLLLALCGMIASFPFGIFLALGRRSKLPMVRALSTAYIEIWRGVPLITVLFMASVMLPLFVPENVVFDKLLRALIGIVMFQSAYMAEVVRGGLQAIPRGQYEAFASLGLSFWQGMVKVILPQAIRLVIPGIVNTFITLFKDTSLVLVIGLFDLLAIVQSGLSDPVWLGNAVEGYLFAGLVFWLFCFGMSRYSKRLEKQV is encoded by the coding sequence ATGATTGAACCCCGTAAACCACCGGTGATGAATGATGGCGTAGCGGGTTGGCTGAAAAGCCGGTTGTTTTCAACGCCCCTGAACACTCTGACGACACTGGTCATTATCTACGGCTTGTATCTGGCTATTCCCGCTTTCTGGAACTGGGCGGTTGTTGAGGCGACCTGGCAGGCAGCAGGCAGTGAAGAATGTTCACCGACCGGAGCCTGCTGGGCATTTGTTAATGCCCGGCTGAACCAGTTTACCTATGGCTTTTATCCTGTTGAGCAGCAATGGCGCGTGGATCTGTTTTTTCTGCAGCTGGTGGTCGTGATCGGTTGGATAACCTTGCCGGGACTAAAGGGTAAACGCTGGAGCCTTGCCTATGGGTTGCTGGTTATGCCTTTTGCCTCGTGGGGGATTCTTTACGGCGGCTTTGCCGGACTGAAGACCGTGGAAACCCACTTATGGGGCGGTCTGATGCTGACCCTGCTGTTAGCCCTGTGTGGCATGATCGCGTCTTTTCCCTTTGGGATTTTTCTGGCGCTGGGCAGGCGATCAAAGCTGCCGATGGTGCGAGCGCTGTCGACGGCCTATATCGAAATATGGCGTGGTGTTCCGCTGATTACTGTGTTGTTTATGGCATCTGTGATGCTGCCATTGTTTGTGCCGGAAAATGTGGTTTTTGACAAACTGTTAAGAGCGTTGATTGGTATTGTTATGTTCCAGTCGGCGTATATGGCTGAAGTTGTTCGGGGCGGTTTGCAGGCTATTCCCAGGGGGCAGTATGAAGCGTTTGCCAGTCTTGGCCTGAGCTTCTGGCAGGGGATGGTCAAGGTTATTCTGCCTCAGGCGATCCGGCTGGTGATTCCGGGTATTGTTAATACGTTTATCACACTGTTTAAAGACACCAGTCTGGTGTTGGTCATCGGCTTATTTGACTTGCTGGCTATTGTTCAGTCTGGGCTAAGTGATCCGGTCTGGCTGGGCAATGCCGTTGAAGGGTATCTGTTTGCAGGTCTGGTCTTCTGGTTATTTTGTTTTGGCATGTCCCGGTACAGCAAGCGCCTGGAAAAACAAGTATAA
- a CDS encoding amino acid ABC transporter ATP-binding protein: MVELNGVNKWYGSFHVLRDINLKVQRGEKIVICGPSGSGKSTLIRCINCLEEHQEGEIIVDNTVLTRDLKNIEKVRREVGMVFQQFNLFPHLTVLENCTLAPIWVRKQPRKKAEKLAMEYLERVRIPDQANKYPGQLSGGQQQRVAIARSLCMNPEVMLFDEPTSALDPEMIKEVLDVMTELAYEGMTMLCVTHEMGFAKTVADRMIFMDEGQIIEEATPGVFFDNPQSERTRQFLGQIL, from the coding sequence ATTGTTGAGCTCAATGGCGTTAACAAATGGTATGGAAGCTTCCACGTACTCAGGGATATTAATCTCAAAGTGCAGCGGGGCGAAAAAATTGTTATCTGCGGTCCTTCGGGTTCCGGTAAGTCTACATTAATTCGCTGTATTAACTGTCTTGAAGAGCATCAGGAAGGCGAGATTATTGTTGATAACACGGTTCTGACCCGAGACCTGAAAAATATTGAAAAAGTGCGCCGGGAAGTGGGCATGGTTTTTCAGCAGTTCAATCTGTTTCCCCATCTGACGGTGCTGGAGAACTGCACACTGGCTCCCATCTGGGTGCGTAAACAGCCCCGTAAAAAGGCTGAAAAGCTGGCGATGGAATACCTTGAAAGAGTACGCATTCCTGATCAGGCGAATAAATATCCGGGGCAGCTGTCGGGTGGGCAGCAGCAGCGAGTTGCCATTGCCCGCAGCCTGTGTATGAATCCGGAAGTGATGTTGTTTGATGAGCCGACGTCTGCCCTTGATCCGGAGATGATCAAGGAAGTGCTGGATGTGATGACCGAACTGGCTTACGAAGGCATGACCATGCTCTGTGTCACCCATGAAATGGGGTTTGCCAAAACCGTGGCGGACAGGATGATTTTTATGGATGAGGGTCAGATCATCGAAGAAGCGACACCCGGTGTGTTTTTTGATAATCCGCAGTCAGAGCGAACCCGGCAGTTTCTGGGGCAGATTCTTTGA
- a CDS encoding OmpP1/FadL family transporter → MPTVLRRKAFLISSLALAVGAGNAVAGGFEKATMWDAKYTALGGAAASSVNNSSAIFYNPAGLAFSESNDIAVHASPTVVRANGPANGSDYTKGKRLFVPNGGFTGAYRLSDDFVLGYGVYAAGGAAAKYKGVTTGKGGLEQTGDYGTEIKLIEAGLALAYKINNNWSVGGTYRLTYAYADIDIMSKTEIDAGLVKLPVGVKVGYNDLSGIDSFGMRLGAMYRSDDNRFGWGINYRSKVDMKAKGDYSANVGPLSEKGKATAKTVLPMQISTGVDYLVSDNWRLFGEATYTNYKKVDKIEFDTDISGTPIGKKVLPQLNTNWKNQMNYRFAAEYYGLDDWTLRGGYVYTTAVVPEKYAAPTFSTPAAAHTYILGAGTSFLNDTLLFDFAAEYNRAKNKNVKGGGHLAGNSPAASGRYDTEAFAVHATLRYKF, encoded by the coding sequence ATGCCTACCGTCCTGCGTCGTAAAGCCTTTTTAATCTCTTCTCTGGCACTGGCTGTTGGTGCCGGTAATGCTGTGGCGGGTGGTTTTGAGAAAGCCACCATGTGGGATGCAAAGTACACTGCTCTGGGTGGCGCTGCGGCCTCTTCAGTCAATAACTCCAGCGCCATTTTCTATAACCCGGCGGGTCTGGCGTTTAGTGAATCCAACGATATTGCTGTCCACGCTTCTCCAACCGTTGTACGGGCTAACGGCCCGGCTAATGGCTCAGACTACACCAAAGGCAAGCGCCTGTTTGTACCAAACGGCGGTTTCACCGGCGCTTACCGACTCAGTGACGACTTCGTTCTCGGCTATGGTGTTTATGCCGCAGGTGGAGCGGCGGCGAAGTATAAAGGTGTCACGACAGGCAAAGGTGGTCTGGAGCAAACCGGAGACTACGGCACTGAAATTAAATTGATTGAAGCCGGACTGGCACTGGCTTACAAGATCAACAACAACTGGTCTGTGGGTGGTACTTATCGTCTGACCTACGCTTACGCTGATATCGACATTATGTCCAAAACTGAAATTGATGCCGGACTTGTGAAACTCCCCGTTGGTGTCAAGGTTGGCTACAACGACCTGAGCGGCATTGACAGTTTCGGTATGCGTCTGGGCGCTATGTACCGTTCCGACGATAACCGCTTTGGCTGGGGTATAAACTACCGTTCAAAAGTCGACATGAAGGCCAAGGGTGACTACTCCGCTAATGTAGGTCCACTTTCCGAAAAAGGAAAAGCGACAGCAAAAACGGTATTGCCCATGCAGATTTCTACCGGTGTCGATTACCTGGTAAGCGACAACTGGCGATTGTTTGGTGAGGCCACTTACACCAATTACAAGAAAGTCGATAAGATTGAATTCGATACCGACATCTCTGGCACGCCAATCGGTAAAAAAGTACTGCCCCAGCTGAACACCAACTGGAAAAACCAGATGAACTACCGTTTTGCTGCCGAATACTATGGTCTGGATGACTGGACCCTGCGCGGCGGTTACGTATACACAACAGCGGTAGTTCCTGAAAAATACGCGGCTCCGACCTTTTCTACTCCGGCGGCTGCGCACACTTATATCCTTGGTGCCGGAACCAGCTTCCTGAACGACACTCTGTTGTTTGATTTTGCGGCGGAATATAACCGGGCAAAAAATAAGAACGTAAAAGGTGGCGGCCACCTGGCAGGCAACTCACCAGCAGCTTCCGGTCGTTACGACACCGAGGCTTTTGCTGTGCATGCAACCCTGCGTTACAAGTTCTGA
- a CDS encoding TIGR00645 family protein: protein MERLIERVLYSARWLLAPIYLGMTLVLVVLLIEFYQSLGYLLLNVIDMKDTDVTLKVLTLIDVVLVAGLIVMVMYSGYENFVSKLDIGEDTERLSWLGKMDTGSLKAKVAASIVAISSIHLLKVFMDAENIANDKLLWFVVMHLTFVGSAFFMGMLDYYTEKKKRISDPISSTNL, encoded by the coding sequence ATGGAAAGACTGATTGAACGAGTGCTGTATTCGGCCCGTTGGCTTCTGGCTCCGATTTATCTGGGGATGACTCTGGTACTGGTGGTTCTGTTGATAGAGTTTTATCAGAGTCTGGGTTATTTGCTGCTTAACGTGATCGATATGAAAGACACCGATGTCACCCTCAAGGTACTCACCCTGATTGATGTGGTGCTGGTGGCGGGTCTGATCGTTATGGTGATGTATTCCGGCTATGAAAACTTTGTTTCCAAGCTGGATATTGGTGAAGATACTGAACGCCTCAGCTGGCTTGGCAAAATGGATACGGGCTCTTTGAAAGCCAAGGTAGCGGCTTCTATTGTTGCTATCTCCTCCATTCATTTGCTCAAGGTGTTTATGGATGCGGAAAATATCGCCAACGACAAGCTGCTCTGGTTTGTGGTGATGCACCTGACGTTTGTTGGTTCTGCATTTTTTATGGGGATGCTGGATTATTACACAGAAAAGAAAAAACGTATTTCCGACCCTATCAGCAGTACTAACCTTTAA
- the yaaA gene encoding peroxide stress protein YaaA, producing MLMVVSPAKTLDYDTPPVTTASSQPDFLQQAEVLIRQLRTLTPADLGSLMKISDKLAQLNVARFEAWQRPFTPDNAKQAVLAFKGDVYTGLDAETLTEKQFQFAQKHLRILSGLYGILRPLDLMQAYRLEMGTKFANSGGKNLYAFWGDQITEKLNEDIAAQKHKVLINLASNEYFKSVKPKQLNVPVITPVFKDWKNGQYKIISFYAKKARGLMCRYTIDQKITKAEQLKSFDYEGYAYNESMSSDGEWVFIRDAV from the coding sequence ATGCTGATGGTTGTTTCCCCAGCCAAAACACTGGATTACGATACCCCCCCTGTTACCACTGCATCCAGCCAGCCGGATTTTCTGCAACAGGCGGAAGTGCTGATCAGACAGCTGCGCACGCTGACCCCGGCAGACCTGGGTAGCCTGATGAAAATCAGCGACAAGCTGGCGCAACTGAATGTGGCACGTTTCGAAGCCTGGCAACGACCTTTCACACCGGATAATGCCAAACAGGCGGTACTGGCTTTCAAAGGCGATGTTTATACGGGTCTGGACGCAGAAACCCTGACGGAGAAACAATTCCAGTTCGCCCAGAAGCATTTGAGAATCCTGTCAGGTCTTTATGGCATCCTGCGCCCATTGGATTTAATGCAGGCTTACCGGTTGGAAATGGGAACGAAGTTTGCTAACAGCGGGGGTAAAAACCTTTACGCCTTCTGGGGCGACCAGATAACCGAAAAGCTGAACGAAGACATCGCAGCACAAAAACACAAAGTGCTGATTAATCTGGCCTCCAATGAATACTTCAAATCCGTCAAACCAAAGCAACTGAATGTACCGGTGATCACCCCGGTGTTCAAAGACTGGAAAAACGGGCAGTACAAGATCATCAGCTTTTATGCCAAGAAAGCGCGCGGTCTGATGTGCCGCTATACCATTGACCAGAAGATCACAAAAGCTGAGCAGCTGAAAAGCTTTGATTATGAAGGCTATGCCTACAATGAGTCCATGTCATCTGATGGTGAGTGGGTGTTTATTCGGGATGCGGTTTGA
- the gdhA gene encoding NADP-specific glutamate dehydrogenase: MFSNQLNLDEFMLGLHKRNPYEPEFHQAVQEVAQSVIPYINRHPQYIKARILERMTEPDRVISFRVCWEDDEGHIRVNRGYRVQFNNSIGPYKGGLRFASNLTLDTLKFLGFEQTFKNSLTTLPLGAAKGGSDFNPKGKSDREVMRFCQSFMTELHKHIGAHTDIPAGDIGVGAREISYMFGQYKRMENEFRGVLTGKGLEYGGSLVRKEATGFGTVFFAEEMLKEHGHRLEGKTCVVSGSGNVALYTAEKIIELGGKVVAMSDSSGSFHAPDGITKDQLIWLIDLKEVRRGRISEFAEQFGCEFHKDTKVWQFPCQLAFACATQNELDLHDAKTLLANGCMAVAEGANMPTTLEAVHFMQEKNVLFAPAKAANAGGVAVSGMEMSQNSMRLSWSTEELERRLHVIMRKIHQQCLTYGRDDNGQIDYVQGANIAGFKKVADAMLSYGVV, from the coding sequence ATGTTCTCCAATCAACTGAACCTCGACGAATTCATGCTGGGGCTGCACAAGCGTAACCCCTACGAGCCTGAGTTTCACCAAGCTGTACAGGAAGTCGCCCAGAGCGTTATCCCTTACATTAATCGCCATCCGCAATATATCAAGGCCCGCATCCTTGAACGCATGACGGAACCTGACAGAGTCATCAGCTTTCGGGTCTGCTGGGAAGACGATGAAGGTCATATACGTGTGAACCGTGGCTATCGGGTTCAGTTTAATAATTCCATTGGCCCATACAAAGGCGGCCTGCGCTTTGCTTCAAACCTGACACTCGATACGCTCAAGTTCCTGGGTTTCGAACAGACCTTTAAAAACAGCCTGACTACCCTGCCTCTGGGCGCTGCAAAAGGCGGCTCGGACTTTAACCCTAAAGGCAAAAGTGATCGGGAAGTCATGCGTTTCTGTCAGTCCTTTATGACCGAACTGCACAAGCACATTGGCGCGCACACCGATATTCCCGCCGGAGACATTGGGGTAGGAGCCCGTGAGATCAGCTACATGTTTGGTCAGTACAAGCGTATGGAGAACGAATTCCGGGGTGTGTTAACCGGCAAAGGGCTGGAATACGGTGGCAGCCTGGTTCGCAAGGAAGCCACTGGGTTTGGCACCGTGTTCTTTGCCGAGGAAATGTTAAAAGAACACGGACATAGACTGGAAGGCAAGACCTGCGTGGTGTCTGGCTCTGGTAATGTCGCCCTGTATACAGCTGAGAAAATCATTGAACTGGGTGGTAAAGTAGTGGCTATGTCCGATTCTTCAGGCAGTTTCCATGCCCCTGACGGAATCACCAAAGATCAGTTAATCTGGCTTATCGACCTGAAAGAAGTGCGCCGGGGTCGCATCAGCGAATTTGCCGAACAGTTTGGCTGTGAATTCCATAAAGACACCAAGGTCTGGCAGTTCCCATGCCAACTGGCGTTTGCCTGTGCCACACAGAATGAGCTGGATCTGCACGATGCCAAAACCCTGCTGGCCAATGGCTGTATGGCGGTAGCCGAAGGCGCGAATATGCCTACTACTCTGGAAGCTGTTCATTTTATGCAAGAGAAAAATGTTCTGTTTGCGCCTGCCAAAGCGGCAAATGCAGGAGGCGTTGCTGTATCTGGCATGGAAATGAGTCAGAACAGCATGCGACTGTCCTGGTCAACCGAGGAACTGGAAAGGCGCCTGCACGTGATTATGCGCAAGATCCACCAGCAATGCCTGACCTATGGACGGGATGATAACGGCCAGATTGATTACGTTCAGGGCGCTAACATTGCCGGATTCAAAAAAGTGGCCGACGCCATGCTGTCATACGGTGTCGTGTAA
- a CDS encoding helix-turn-helix domain-containing protein, which translates to MRFSNLKQKAVDFFSEASFVGHIHNEAEYEQALELMDELIEDYDQYLPLIEVLSASIEKWEDGSEQFSEFNKRIEALDDGVAILRTIMDQYQLKADDLKNELGSKSLISMILNGSRNLTKDHIQALSQRFKISPSVFFGGG; encoded by the coding sequence ATGAGATTCTCAAATCTAAAGCAAAAAGCTGTAGACTTCTTCTCTGAAGCCAGCTTTGTCGGACATATTCATAATGAGGCTGAGTACGAACAAGCCTTGGAGTTAATGGATGAACTGATTGAGGATTATGATCAATACCTCCCACTAATTGAGGTGCTTTCTGCTTCAATCGAAAAGTGGGAAGATGGGTCTGAACAATTCTCTGAATTTAACAAAAGAATTGAAGCACTTGATGATGGTGTAGCAATCCTTAGAACGATAATGGATCAATATCAGCTAAAAGCTGATGACTTGAAAAATGAGTTAGGAAGCAAAAGTCTTATATCTATGATTCTTAATGGTTCAAGAAACCTTACCAAGGATCATATTCAAGCACTTTCCCAGCGGTTCAAAATCTCACCATCCGTGTTCTTCGGCGGCGGCTGA
- a CDS encoding type II toxin-antitoxin system HigB family toxin codes for MDIGGNNLRLIAFIEFRDSRMYVKHIVTHAEYDKLCKKYAKEADS; via the coding sequence ATTGATATCGGTGGCAATAACCTCCGACTCATCGCTTTCATTGAGTTCAGAGATAGTCGCATGTATGTGAAACATATTGTTACTCACGCTGAATACGACAAACTATGCAAGAAGTACGCAAAGGAGGCAGACTCATGA